The following proteins are co-located in the Leucoraja erinacea ecotype New England chromosome 27, Leri_hhj_1, whole genome shotgun sequence genome:
- the swi5 gene encoding DNA repair protein SWI5 homolog, whose translation MADMDAFRPRPEAPNPPPAPLTPTVGAPAPGRSLRRTPVGASKRLNASFKSPLLASQRNVELSVVDLQNELGDLRKKSEDLAKQIAELTSEGYTLEELKQHIDQLHEYNDIKDVGQILLGKLAMVRGVTIKDLYGEFGLDLDD comes from the exons ATGGCGGACATGGACGCGTTCAGACCCAGGCCAGAGGCGCCCAATCCCCCCCCAGCGCCCCTCACCCCCACCGTCGGCGCCCCGGCGCCCGGCCGCTCCCTCAGGAG AACACCTGTTGGAGCGTCCAAAAGATTAAACGCAAGCTTTAAGTCACCA CTACTTGCAAGCCAGCGGAATGTGGAACTCAGTGTTGTTGACCTTCAAAATGAACTCGGAGATCTGAGGAAGAAATCTGAAGATCTCGCCAAACAGATTGCTGAACTGACCTCGGA GGGATACACTCTCGAAGAACTGAAGCAGCACATTGACCAGCTGCACGAGTACAATGACATCAAGGATGTGGGCCAGATATTGTTGGGAAAACTGG CCATGGTGAGAGGAGTCACCATCAAGGATCTCTACGGTGAGTTTGGACTGGATTTGGACGACTAG